A DNA window from Chiroxiphia lanceolata isolate bChiLan1 chromosome 6, bChiLan1.pri, whole genome shotgun sequence contains the following coding sequences:
- the PRRG4 gene encoding transmembrane gamma-carboxyglutamic acid protein 4, translated as MFAFLVVLCQLHVMMFAFPHCPGRLSNLKQPEWKDVFTSEKEANLFIGRHLLNNRFDFEAFTADNLERECYEEMCNYEEAREIFEDHDKTMDFWKDYSTKGPKIKIGDETLQKINVTGLLVSLVAAGVLLVIIALVIFYCCKSRCKSRQPPGYLDYVRSRRRGSSNIFRRHEEFSLNPLPLRTDDSGLPSYEQAVTSDGQHNMPPPPYPGPPRGTRVFQKSMSFPAP; from the exons ATGTTCGCGTTTTTGGTGGTGCTGTGTCAACTGCATGTGATGATGTTCGCGTTTCCTCACTGCCCAGGGAGATTAAGTAACTTGAAGCAACCTGAATGGAAAGACG tgttCACATCTGAAAAGGAGGCCAATTTATTCATTGGACGACACCTTCTGAACAACAGATTTGATTTTGAAGCATTCACAGCAGATAACCTGGAAAGAGAATGCTATGAAGAGATGTGCAATTATGAAGAAGCACGAGAAATTTTTGAAGACCACGATAAAACG ATGGATTTTTGGAAAGACTATTCAACTAAAGgccctaaaataaaaatag GAGATGAGACACTACAAAAGATCAATGTCACAGGACTTCTTGTCAGTCTGGTTGCTGCTGGAGTACTGTTGGTTATAATTGCACTGGTTATCTTCTACTGCTGCAAAAGTAGATGCAAATCAAGGCAACCACCAGG GTACTTGGATTATGTAAGAAGCAGAAGACGTGGTTCATCTAACATCTTCAGAAGGCATGAAGAGTTTTCTTTAAACCCACTTCCTCTCAGAACTGATGATTCAGGACTCCCCAGTTATGAGCAAGCAGTGACTTCAGATGGACAGCACAACATGCCACCACCCCCTTACCCAGGGCCCCCAAGAGGGACACGGGTGTTCCAAAAATCCATGTCTTTTCCTGCCCCCTAA